In a genomic window of Oncorhynchus kisutch isolate 150728-3 linkage group LG9, Okis_V2, whole genome shotgun sequence:
- the LOC109879348 gene encoding TRAF-interacting protein with FHA domain-containing protein A has product MELPHTMETEELMTYLQIQLYHPQQASKALYRLLPLDARHKHPAEDPLRLGRDAHGCTFALADPRVSRKQLALQAYLTANSPDMLFSVQNLSQKGHVTVNGSELGYLERAELPNKALVRFGEYELLIRRENGEAKGSFEVEFGVLAVPPSREVGVPSIVPVMDTGSDHSNNGIPPLMSHGPIEMDETIMYQSCSMFLS; this is encoded by the coding sequence ATGGAGCTGCCTCACACCATGGAAACAGAGGAGCTGATGACCTACCTCCAGATCCAGCTCTACCACCCCCAGCAGGCCTCTAAGGCTCTTTACCGCCTGCTGCCCCTGGACGCCAGGCACAAGCACCCAGCCGAGGACCCCCTGAGGCTGGGCCGGGACGCCCACGGATGCACCTTTGCCCTGGCTGACCCACGGGTCTCCCGCAAGCAGCTGGCCTTGCAGGCCTACCTCACCGCCAACAGCCCTGACATGCTGTTCTCTGTGCAGAACCTGAGCCAGAAGGGACACGTGACGGTCAACGGGTCAGAGTTGGGGTacctggagagggcagagctgCCGAATAAGGCCCTGGTCCGGTTCGGGGAGTATGAGCTGCTGATACGTCGTGAGAATGGAGAGGCAAAGGGGAGCTTCGAGGTGGAGTTTGGGGTGCTGGCAGTGCCTCCTTCCAGAGAGGTGGGCGTGCCAAGTATTGTTCCCGTCATGGATACAGGCTCAGACCATTCAAACAATGGCATCCCACCACTCATGAGCCATGGGCCGATAGAGATGGATGAGACAATCATGTACCAATCATGCAGTATGTTTCTCTCATAG